From Wolbachia endosymbiont (group A) of Longitarsus flavicornis, the proteins below share one genomic window:
- the dusB gene encoding tRNA dihydrouridine synthase DusB: MPLQIGNLTIDSPVILAPMSGVTDYPFRSVVKKLGASLLVSEMIASRAMIMQTRQSLQKAKVDELTAVQLAGCEPDVMAEAAKLNEDMGAKIIDINFGCPVKKVVNGYAGSALMRDEKKAAEIIEAVVKAVNVPVTVKMRTGWNDENRNAPRLAKIAEDLGAKMITVHGRTRAQLYNGQADWKFVRNVKEQVKIPVIVNGDIKNLNDIQNALKESRADGVMIGRGAYGKPWLINQAMHFLSGSETSEPTASERLSIILEHYDSILEYYGNDTGIKMARKHIGWYSSGLQGSSEFRVRVNNMTDSTEVKENIIGFFGHETH; encoded by the coding sequence ATGCCCCTGCAAATAGGAAATTTGACGATTGATTCTCCAGTAATCTTGGCGCCAATGTCTGGAGTGACTGATTATCCATTTAGAAGTGTTGTTAAGAAGCTTGGTGCAAGTTTGTTAGTTTCAGAGATGATTGCAAGCAGAGCTATGATTATGCAAACTCGCCAGAGTCTACAAAAAGCAAAAGTTGATGAGCTAACTGCTGTTCAGCTTGCTGGATGCGAACCGGATGTAATGGCAGAGGCTGCAAAGCTCAACGAGGATATGGGAGCAAAAATAATAGATATAAATTTCGGTTGTCCTGTTAAAAAAGTTGTAAACGGCTATGCAGGATCAGCGCTAATGCGTGATGAGAAAAAAGCTGCTGAAATAATTGAAGCTGTAGTCAAGGCAGTGAATGTGCCAGTTACAGTGAAAATGCGCACCGGGTGGAACGATGAAAATCGCAATGCACCGAGACTTGCGAAAATTGCCGAAGACTTAGGAGCAAAGATGATTACTGTACATGGAAGAACAAGGGCACAGCTTTATAACGGTCAAGCAGATTGGAAATTCGTTAGAAATGTTAAAGAGCAAGTAAAAATCCCAGTTATAGTAAATGGCGATATTAAAAATTTAAATGATATTCAGAATGCTCTCAAAGAATCTAGAGCGGACGGAGTGATGATAGGTCGTGGTGCCTACGGTAAACCTTGGCTGATTAATCAAGCAATGCACTTTCTCAGTGGAAGTGAAACTTCTGAACCAACAGCTTCAGAGAGATTAAGCATCATACTTGAGCATTACGACAGTATTCTTGAGTACTATGGAAATGACACAGGAATAAAGATGGCCCGCAAACATATAGGTTGGTACAGTAGCGGGCTTCAAGGCTCATCCGAATTTCGCGTGAGAGTAAATAACATGACAGATAGCACGGAAGTGAAAGAAAATATCATTGGCTTTTTTGGTCACGAGACACACTAG
- the serS gene encoding serine--tRNA ligase → MHDIEYIRKNPEGFEKAMRSRGIREFTAKEILEIDHEKRSLTTKLQDLNRQRNEITEEIKKLKMSKSPCEEQIELSKNITNEIEAISLKEQAEKDKLVNVLSNLPNISAQDVPIGADENSNLEVRKYGEKRQFDFTAKSHYELGEKLSLMDFEQAARISGSRFAILKGQLAKLGRALINFMLEMHVNEFGYTEVYHPALVKNEAMYNVGQLPKFSDDSYLTTDELRLIPTNEVVLTNLVADKIVEEKELPIRFTAYSECFRKEAGSAGRDTRGMIRQHQFGKVELVSITTEDQSNDELERMTNVAEEILKKLELPYRVMLLCSGDMGFAAHKTYDIEVWLPEQNKYREISSCSNCGAFQARRMNAKYSSETDKKIKKYVHTLNGSALAIGRTIIAIMENYQNSDGSITIPNVLQKYMSNDTVISK, encoded by the coding sequence ATGCACGATATAGAATATATACGCAAAAACCCTGAAGGATTTGAAAAGGCAATGAGAAGCAGGGGGATAAGAGAGTTTACTGCAAAAGAGATATTAGAAATTGATCACGAGAAAAGGTCATTAACCACTAAATTGCAAGATTTAAATAGGCAGCGCAATGAAATCACAGAGGAAATAAAGAAGCTTAAAATGAGCAAGAGCCCCTGTGAAGAGCAAATAGAGTTGTCGAAAAACATCACAAATGAAATAGAGGCAATCAGCTTAAAAGAACAAGCGGAAAAGGATAAGTTAGTGAATGTTTTATCTAACTTGCCGAATATCTCTGCACAAGATGTGCCAATAGGCGCAGATGAGAACTCTAATTTAGAGGTGAGAAAATATGGAGAAAAAAGACAGTTTGATTTTACAGCAAAATCTCATTATGAACTCGGAGAAAAATTAAGTTTAATGGACTTCGAACAAGCGGCAAGAATTTCCGGATCAAGATTTGCGATATTAAAAGGACAGTTAGCTAAGCTTGGACGAGCGCTAATAAATTTTATGCTTGAAATGCATGTTAATGAATTTGGCTATACTGAGGTATATCACCCAGCTTTAGTAAAAAACGAAGCTATGTATAACGTTGGTCAGCTACCGAAATTTTCAGATGATTCGTATTTAACTACCGATGAATTGAGGTTGATTCCCACAAATGAAGTGGTTTTAACAAATTTGGTTGCTGATAAAATAGTAGAGGAAAAAGAACTACCTATTCGCTTTACTGCGTATTCAGAGTGTTTTCGTAAAGAAGCAGGCAGCGCAGGGCGAGACACGAGAGGCATGATAAGGCAACACCAATTTGGTAAAGTGGAATTGGTGAGTATTACAACTGAAGACCAATCAAATGATGAACTTGAGCGCATGACGAATGTTGCTGAAGAGATATTAAAAAAACTGGAGTTACCGTATAGAGTGATGCTGCTGTGCAGTGGCGATATGGGCTTTGCTGCACACAAGACTTATGACATAGAGGTATGGTTACCTGAGCAAAATAAATACAGAGAAATATCAAGCTGCTCAAATTGTGGTGCATTTCAAGCAAGAAGGATGAACGCTAAATACTCTTCAGAAACTGATAAAAAGATAAAAAAATATGTTCACACTTTAAACGGCTCAGCTTTAGCTATAGGAAGAACGATTATTGCCATAATGGAGAATTATCAAAATTCTGACGGGTCGATTACAATACCAAACGTGTTGCAAAAATACATGAGTAATGATACTGTTATAAGCAAATAA
- a CDS encoding Ulp1 family isopeptidase — translation MSNITKKYNQLKESTYFAGGKFVIYATCVCLAATFAAGCLGAVIGSPLLTFPLAMLISNPVVWVLMGIILTVAYRMVVGPLFGSAKNYINGKRASKGEKSESMDSGVDTISRKTNGSDDTERRSSSTSLDSGLGGKEFHENLDTLVHQTNRKNYTYWLDDNDITHIARVVYGYSQSEYSNSNVYFLAPSYSDGWDGLTKEFLQNYRGELKQNSKLIFTSVLHVNNNHWVTLVIKPDAGDKKFRVYYCDSFGNQLPNNVLNIVEGELLKEQWSLDIASSKVNQQSDGHNCGIFALENAHKITQMLNEDKSFDEIDKKLSEYKFDLNEKREEFTRALMEDEKWKEDPRNGLLRKRPPRTETSQFSISRENASLCCIM, via the coding sequence ATGTCGAACATCACAAAAAAATATAATCAACTTAAAGAGAGCACTTACTTTGCTGGTGGAAAATTCGTTATCTACGCTACTTGTGTATGCCTAGCAGCCACATTCGCTGCTGGCTGTTTAGGAGCGGTAATAGGATCCCCTCTATTGACCTTTCCACTTGCTATGCTCATCTCTAACCCCGTAGTTTGGGTTTTAATGGGAATAATTCTTACAGTAGCATACAGAATGGTTGTTGGACCTTTATTTGGCTCAGCAAAGAACTATATTAATGGAAAAAGAGCTTCAAAGGGGGAAAAGAGTGAATCAATGGACAGTGGGGTGGATACTATATCAAGAAAAACAAACGGTTCAGATGATACAGAGCGTAGAAGTTCTTCTACTTCGTTAGACAGTGGGTTGGGTGGTAAAGAGTTTCATGAAAATTTGGACACTCTTGTGCATCAGACAAACAGAAAAAACTATACTTACTGGTTAGATGATAATGACATTACACATATTGCAAGAGTTGTATATGGGTACTCACAAAGTGAATATAGTAATAGTAATGTCTATTTTCTTGCTCCTAGCTATTCTGATGGTTGGGATGGACTCACAAAAGAATTTCTTCAGAATTATAGAGGTGAATTAAAACAAAATTCTAAATTGATATTTACTTCGGTTCTTCATGTTAACAACAATCATTGGGTAACTTTGGTTATTAAACCTGATGCAGGTGATAAGAAATTTAGAGTTTATTACTGCGACTCATTTGGTAATCAATTGCCAAATAATGTGCTAAATATTGTCGAAGGAGAACTGTTAAAAGAACAATGGTCACTAGACATAGCTAGCTCCAAAGTTAATCAGCAGAGTGACGGGCATAATTGTGGAATATTTGCGTTAGAAAATGCTCATAAAATTACACAAATGCTTAACGAAGACAAATCATTTGATGAAATTGACAAAAAGTTATCAGAATATAAATTTGATTTGAATGAGAAAAGAGAAGAATTTACAAGAGCGCTTATGGAAGATGAGAAATGGAAGGAAGATCCAAGAAATGGGCTTTTACGTAAGCGTCCGCCAAGGACGGAAACATCTCAGTTTTCTATTTCAAGGGAGAATGCAAGTTTGTGTTGCATTATGTAA